The Acidobacteriota bacterium DNA window CTGTTGCGTGCGATGCCGTACGCCGCCTCGCGCACGACTTCCTTGGCCATCTGGATGGTCCGCGCCACGCCACGCACGCGGCGTGGAGTGGTTGTCGGAAGCGCGGTGTCGATGGTGGTCATCTCGCTCACATCTCGTAGCGCAGGGCTTCGGTCGGTGGCAACTGCGCCGCCTTGCGGGCGGGGAGCGTGGAGGCGACCACGCCGATCGCGACAAGGGCGACGAGCGCGAGCAGGGCGTTCGACCACGTGATGACCATGCCCGAGAAGCGGATCGGCAGTGTGGCGAAGACGTTGACGGCCGTGCAGAGTCCCACGCCGATCAGCATGCCGAGACCGCCGCTGATCATCGTGAGGAAGAACCCTTCGAGGAAGAACTGCCGCTGGATGGCCGCCGTCGTCGCCCCGAGTGCCTTGCGCACGCCGATCTCGCGCGTGCGGTCCTTCACGGCGATCAGCATGATGTTCATCACGCCGATGCCGCCGAGCGCGAGCGTCACGAGCCCCACCACGCGGAAGAAGCTCGCCATCGCGCCGATCATCCTGTCGAAGAACATCGTCTGCAGCGACGTGTCCCAGACGTTGATGGCGTCCCTGTCGTCGGGGTCGAACGCCTTGCGCCGCGCGAGGATCTCCCTGATCTCCTTCTCGAGCGGCCAGTCGACGTCTTCGACTCGCCCCGTACGCGCGGCCAGCACGCCACTTAGCCCGTCGATCACTTCCTGGCGCGGCATGACCAGCATCTGGTGGATGCTGCCTGCCGGCGCGTCGGTGCGCGGGAAGTACTTCGCCATCACCGAGAAGGGGACGAAGATCTTGCCGTTGTCGGGTCCGCTGTAGCTGCTGTCCTGATCCTTGCGGCGGATCCGCCCCACGATCGTGAACGGCGCGCCGTTGACGAGCACCTGTTCGCCGATCGGATCGCGATCACCGAAGAGCTGCTTGCTCATCTCCCAGCCGATCACCGCGACCTGGCTCTCGCTGGTCTCGTCGGTCCACGACAACTGGCGCCCGAGATCCACCTCGATCGTCCGCATGAACATGTACGGCGGCTCGACACCATGGATCGGGACGGACGCCTCGTTGTAGGCGCTCTTGACCTTCCCGCCGCGCTGGAGCTCAGGACTCACCAGGCTCACCAGGCGCCCCTGCGCCTGGACCGCCCTGGCATCGTCGGCGGTCAGGGTCAGGAGACGGCCGGCGCGCTCACCGCCCGCCTGCCTGGTGGTGCGCGAGCCCCACACGATGCTCATGTTGCGGCCGAACTCGCGCAGCACGGCGTTGTTGCCGCGCTGGAAGCCCTCGCCGAGCGCCGAGAGCACCACGATCGACACGATGCCCCACATGATGCCGAACATCGTGAGGAAGCTCCGGAGCTTGTTGGCCCGGAGGTTGTCGATCGCCTGGATGAACGACTCGCGCATGATGACGGCCCGGCGGGCTCAGGACGGCAGGATGACGCGGTCGCCCTTCTTCACCCCGTCGAGGAGCTGCGCGCGCGTGCCGTTACCGATGCCTACCTTCACGGGAACCCTTCGGCGGCTCGTGGGCACCGCCGGATCGTAGAGATCCACGAATGCCTGCCGCTGCGCGTCGTAGCTGATCGCCGCTTCGGGCACGATGAGCGCGTCTGGCCGCTGCTCGAGGATGATTTCGGCGTTGGCCGTCATGTTGGCCTTCAGCTCGTTGCCCGGATTGTCGATCGACACCTTCACCTCGAAGGTCGTGACGTTGTCCTTCTCGATGCCCATCGGCGAGATGAGCGTGACGCGGCCGTCGAACGTACGGTCCTTGAACGTCTCGACACTGATGCGCGCGGGCTGCTCGTACTTCACTCGGCCGATGTCGGCCTCGTCGACCTTGCCGCGCACGAAGACCTCCGCGATGTCGCCGAGCGTCATCACCAGCGTGGCGTTGGCGCCGAGGTTGAGGATCGACGACACGGGACTGCCGACCTCGACGTCGCGCGTGAGCACCATGCCGGAGATGGGCGCGCGGATCGTGGCGTTGCGAAGTTCCTCGTCGGCGCGTTCCAGGTTCGCGCGCGCCTGCGACACCTGCGCGGCGGCCTCAGACACTTTCGCCTGCGACACGACAAGCTGGCCACGCGCCGCCTTCTGACGGTTCACTGCCTGCTCGTACGTGCTCTGCGCGAGATCGAGCTCCGACTGCGGCAGCAGCTTCTGATCGGCCAGGTCGCCTGCACGCTGCGCCGCGCGCCTGGCGAACTCGACGTCGGGCCCCTCGGCCTCGACCTTGTTCTTCTCGAGCTGCGCGCGCGCCGCGAGCAGCGCCGCCGCGGCCGCCTGCACATTCGCCGTCGCTTCGCGCACGCGCGCCAGCAGGTTCTCCTTGTCGAGTTCCGCCAGCACGTCGCCCGCCTTCACGACGTGGCCCACGTCCACGTGCAGCCGCTCGATGATGCCGTTGGCCTTCGACTTGATCTCGACTTTCGCGATGGGCTCCACCTTGCCGGTGGCAACGACCGAACGGATCATCGTGTCCTGCTCGACCGTCGCGAGGCGCGACGCCTCGAACGTCGCCTCGGCGGTGTTCCCGCCCAGCCACGCGTACAGCCCCACCCCTACGGCCAGCGCCACCACCGACACCACGCCGACGCGCCTGTTCATCTTGGTCACGGGAAGTTTGACGGGAAGGATGAAGGGGGAGTTCGGCATTCCCGCCCCGCCCTCACGCGCGGCGCTACGGCGCGGCAAGCATTTACCCGCTACAATCCCCAGCCATGGTCATCGGGGTTCCGCGCGAGCTCGTACCCGGGGAAGACCGGGTTGCCTTGGTTCCCGCCAGCGTGGGACCGCTGGTCAAGTCCGGCGCGCAGTTGATCGTCGAGCCGGGTGCAGGCCTACGCGCGGGCCACTCCGACGAGGCCTACGTGACGGCGGGCGCCACGCTCGCGACGCGTGACGAGGTCCTGTCGCATGCCGACGTCCTTCTCCAGGTCCGCGCCGGGGCCGCCTCCGGGGCGTACGGTGCGGCCGACGTCGCGCGGCTCACACCACGGCAAACGGTGATCGCGTTCACGGATCCGCTCGGCGACGTCGAGTCGGCGCGCACGTTCGCCGCCACGGGCGCCACCATAGTCTCGATGGAGCTCATCCCGCGCATCACGCGGGCCCAGAGCATGGACGCGCTCTCGTCCATGGCCAACATCGCCGGCTACAAGGCC harbors:
- a CDS encoding ABC transporter permease — protein: MRESFIQAIDNLRANKLRSFLTMFGIMWGIVSIVVLSALGEGFQRGNNAVLREFGRNMSIVWGSRTTRQAGGERAGRLLTLTADDARAVQAQGRLVSLVSPELQRGGKVKSAYNEASVPIHGVEPPYMFMRTIEVDLGRQLSWTDETSESQVAVIGWEMSKQLFGDRDPIGEQVLVNGAPFTIVGRIRRKDQDSSYSGPDNGKIFVPFSVMAKYFPRTDAPAGSIHQMLVMPRQEVIDGLSGVLAARTGRVEDVDWPLEKEIREILARRKAFDPDDRDAINVWDTSLQTMFFDRMIGAMASFFRVVGLVTLALGGIGVMNIMLIAVKDRTREIGVRKALGATTAAIQRQFFLEGFFLTMISGGLGMLIGVGLCTAVNVFATLPIRFSGMVITWSNALLALVALVAIGVVASTLPARKAAQLPPTEALRYEM
- a CDS encoding efflux RND transporter periplasmic adaptor subunit, which produces MNRRVGVVSVVALAVGVGLYAWLGGNTAEATFEASRLATVEQDTMIRSVVATGKVEPIAKVEIKSKANGIIERLHVDVGHVVKAGDVLAELDKENLLARVREATANVQAAAAALLAARAQLEKNKVEAEGPDVEFARRAAQRAGDLADQKLLPQSELDLAQSTYEQAVNRQKAARGQLVVSQAKVSEAAAQVSQARANLERADEELRNATIRAPISGMVLTRDVEVGSPVSSILNLGANATLVMTLGDIAEVFVRGKVDEADIGRVKYEQPARISVETFKDRTFDGRVTLISPMGIEKDNVTTFEVKVSIDNPGNELKANMTANAEIILEQRPDALIVPEAAISYDAQRQAFVDLYDPAVPTSRRRVPVKVGIGNGTRAQLLDGVKKGDRVILPS